Proteins from a single region of Haloplanus sp. GDY1:
- a CDS encoding O-acetylhomoserine aminocarboxypropyltransferase/cysteine synthase family protein: protein MADEDDGDGPGFHTRSLHAGQSPDPSTGARAPPIYQTTSYVFDDADDAAGQFALEKEGHIYSRLMNPTVGTLQERLASLEGGVGAAATASGMASLDLATFLLAEAGDNVVTASALYGGTYTYFTHSVERRGITTRFVDTLDYDAYAEAIDDDTAYVHLETIGNPALVTPDIERVADIAHDHGVPLLVDNTFATPYLCRPLEHGADLVWNSTTKWLHGSGSTVGGALIDGGTFDWGAYAEDYPEIGQSNPAYHGVNFHETFAPAGFTYAAIARGLRDLGNTQSPFDAWVTLQKLESFPMRMERHCENAMAVAEFLDDHPEVAWVNYPGLESHETHGTASEYLEGGYGGMITFGLADGYEAAKGTVNEVELASLLANVGDAKTLVIHPASTTHQQLTDEEQEAAGVTPDMVRLSVGLEDVADIVADLEGAIDAATR from the coding sequence ATGGCAGACGAAGACGACGGAGACGGACCCGGATTCCACACGCGAAGCCTCCACGCCGGACAGTCGCCGGACCCATCGACGGGTGCCCGGGCACCGCCGATCTACCAGACCACGTCGTACGTCTTCGACGACGCCGACGACGCCGCCGGCCAGTTCGCCCTCGAGAAGGAGGGGCACATCTACTCGCGGCTGATGAACCCCACCGTGGGGACGCTGCAGGAGCGCCTCGCCTCGCTGGAGGGCGGCGTCGGCGCCGCCGCCACCGCCTCGGGGATGGCCTCGCTGGACCTCGCCACCTTCCTGCTGGCCGAGGCGGGCGACAACGTCGTCACCGCGTCGGCGCTGTACGGCGGCACGTACACCTACTTCACCCACTCCGTCGAGCGCCGCGGGATCACGACCCGCTTCGTCGACACGCTCGATTACGACGCCTACGCCGAGGCCATCGACGACGACACCGCCTACGTCCACCTCGAAACGATCGGCAACCCCGCCCTCGTCACCCCGGACATCGAACGGGTCGCGGACATCGCCCACGACCACGGCGTCCCGCTGCTCGTCGACAACACCTTCGCGACGCCGTACCTGTGCCGGCCGCTCGAACACGGGGCGGATCTGGTCTGGAACTCGACGACCAAGTGGCTCCACGGGTCGGGGTCGACCGTCGGCGGCGCCCTGATCGACGGCGGCACCTTCGACTGGGGGGCGTACGCCGAGGACTACCCCGAGATCGGCCAGTCGAACCCCGCGTACCACGGCGTCAACTTCCACGAGACGTTCGCCCCCGCGGGGTTCACCTACGCGGCCATCGCCCGCGGTCTGCGTGACCTGGGCAACACGCAGTCGCCGTTCGACGCGTGGGTCACCCTCCAGAAACTCGAGTCGTTCCCGATGCGGATGGAGCGCCACTGCGAGAACGCGATGGCCGTCGCGGAGTTCCTCGACGACCACCCCGAGGTGGCGTGGGTCAACTACCCCGGCCTGGAGTCCCACGAAACCCACGGGACGGCGAGCGAATATCTGGAGGGGGGCTACGGCGGCATGATCACCTTCGGCCTCGCGGACGGCTACGAGGCGGCGAAGGGAACGGTCAACGAGGTGGAACTCGCCTCCCTGCTCGCGAACGTCGGCGACGCGAAGACGCTGGTGATCCACCCCGCCTCCACCACCCACCAGCAGTTGACCGACGAGGAACAGGAGGCCGCGGGCGTCACGCCCGACATGGTCCGCCTGTCGGTCGGTCTGGAGGACGTCGCGGACATCGTCGCCGACCTGGAGGGGGCCATCGACGCCGCGACCCGATAG
- the serB gene encoding phosphoserine phosphatase SerB: MRLVAFDFDGTLSDSEMTVLLGEQRGVADRMADITERAMNDELGYAESLRERAALLEGLELDRAEAAFDGVRLRPGAADLLARLNDAGHHTAVLTGGFERGVARALEREGVTVDTVVANRLPASGGRLTGAVEGPLIEGTKDEALESLAADVDVPPSRTVAVGDGANDLPMLEVAGLAVGFLPKPAVRPACDVVVASMDRLARVFEERGLLE; the protein is encoded by the coding sequence ATGCGACTCGTCGCCTTCGACTTCGACGGCACGCTCTCGGACTCCGAGATGACGGTCCTGCTCGGGGAGCAGCGCGGCGTCGCCGACCGCATGGCCGACATCACCGAACGGGCGATGAACGACGAACTCGGCTACGCCGAGAGCCTGCGCGAACGCGCGGCGCTGCTGGAGGGGCTGGAACTGGACCGCGCCGAGGCGGCGTTCGACGGGGTCCGCCTCCGGCCGGGTGCGGCCGACCTGCTCGCCCGCCTGAACGACGCCGGCCACCACACCGCCGTCCTCACCGGCGGGTTCGAGCGCGGCGTCGCCCGCGCCCTCGAACGCGAGGGCGTGACCGTCGACACCGTCGTCGCCAACCGACTGCCCGCGAGCGGCGGCCGCCTCACCGGCGCCGTCGAGGGGCCGCTGATCGAGGGGACGAAAGACGAGGCGCTGGAGTCGCTGGCGGCCGACGTCGACGTGCCCCCCTCGCGGACCGTCGCCGTCGGCGACGGCGCCAACGACCTCCCGATGCTGGAGGTGGCGGGGCTGGCCGTCGGCTTCCTCCCCAAGCCCGCGGTGCGTCCCGCCTGCGACGTGGTGGTGGCGTCGATGGACCGACTGGCGCGGGTGTTCGAGGAGCGCGGACTGCTGGAGTGA
- the serA gene encoding phosphoglycerate dehydrogenase, with translation MRVLVTDPIADAGLDRLRDAGHEVETAYEVEGSALLDAVADANALVVRSGTDVTEAVFEAAPNLIIVGRAGIGVDNIDLDAATDHGVIVANAPEGNVRAAAEHTVGMAFATARSIPQAHARLRAGEWAKGDYLGTELNGKTLGIVGLGRVGQEVAKRLRSLGMDLVAYDPYIGQERADQLGAELAEFETCLERADFLTVHTPLTPETEGMIGTDELALMDGGYVVNCARGGVVDEAALAAAVEDGTLDGAAIDVFADEPVDADNPLLAVDDVVVTPHLGAATEAAQEHVATSIADQIVAAFNDEPVANALNAPSIDESAFPRVQPYIELAETAGKVAAQMFDGRISEVRVRYEGDIAEEDIEFVTASGLKGVFEPLEWQVNAVNAPKIAEERGIEVTEEKTRQSEDFQSLVTVTVGDGTDEVGVCGTLFAGDDPRIVRIDGYRVDAVPHGQMLVVRNYDRPGVLGLIGTVLGDNDINIAGMFNGRETLGGEAMTVYNLDEQVPEAVVGQIRADERIIEVKQLTLGDGEDEGDTGTADD, from the coding sequence ATGAGGGTACTCGTCACGGACCCGATCGCCGACGCAGGGCTGGACCGGCTTCGCGATGCTGGCCACGAGGTGGAGACCGCCTACGAGGTGGAGGGGTCCGCCCTGCTGGACGCCGTCGCGGACGCCAACGCGCTCGTCGTGCGGTCGGGGACGGACGTGACCGAGGCGGTGTTCGAGGCGGCGCCGAACCTGATCATCGTCGGGCGGGCGGGCATCGGCGTCGACAACATCGACCTCGACGCCGCGACCGATCACGGCGTCATCGTCGCCAACGCGCCCGAGGGGAACGTCCGGGCGGCGGCGGAACACACCGTCGGGATGGCCTTCGCGACCGCCCGCTCCATCCCCCAGGCACACGCCCGCCTGCGGGCCGGCGAGTGGGCGAAAGGCGACTATCTCGGCACCGAACTCAACGGCAAGACGCTCGGCATCGTCGGCCTCGGGCGCGTCGGACAGGAGGTGGCGAAGCGACTGCGCTCGCTCGGGATGGACCTCGTCGCGTACGATCCGTACATCGGCCAGGAGCGGGCCGACCAGTTGGGCGCCGAACTCGCCGAGTTCGAGACCTGTCTGGAGCGTGCGGACTTCCTGACGGTCCACACGCCGCTGACGCCGGAGACCGAGGGGATGATCGGCACCGACGAACTCGCCCTGATGGACGGCGGTTACGTCGTCAACTGTGCGCGCGGCGGCGTCGTCGACGAGGCGGCGCTCGCGGCGGCGGTCGAGGACGGAACGCTCGACGGGGCCGCCATCGACGTGTTCGCGGACGAACCCGTCGACGCCGACAACCCGCTGCTCGCCGTCGACGACGTCGTCGTCACGCCCCACCTGGGCGCCGCGACGGAGGCGGCACAGGAACACGTCGCCACGAGCATCGCGGATCAGATCGTCGCCGCCTTCAACGACGAACCCGTCGCGAACGCGCTGAACGCCCCCTCCATCGACGAGAGCGCGTTCCCGCGCGTCCAGCCGTACATCGAACTCGCGGAGACGGCCGGCAAGGTCGCCGCCCAGATGTTCGACGGCCGCATCTCCGAGGTCCGGGTGCGCTACGAGGGCGACATCGCGGAGGAGGACATCGAGTTCGTCACCGCGAGCGGGCTCAAGGGCGTCTTCGAGCCCCTGGAGTGGCAGGTGAACGCGGTCAACGCCCCGAAGATCGCCGAGGAGCGGGGCATCGAGGTGACCGAGGAGAAGACCCGACAGAGCGAGGACTTCCAGAGCCTCGTCACCGTCACCGTCGGCGACGGCACCGACGAAGTCGGCGTGTGTGGCACGCTCTTCGCCGGCGACGACCCCCGGATCGTCCGCATCGACGGCTACCGGGTCGACGCCGTCCCCCACGGCCAGATGCTCGTCGTGCGCAACTACGACCGCCCCGGCGTGCTGGGCCTGATCGGGACCGTCCTCGGCGACAACGACATCAACATCGCGGGGATGTTCAACGGCCGCGAGACGCTCGGCGGCGAGGCGATGACCGTCTACAACCTCGACGAGCAGGTTCCCGAGGCCGTCGTCGGGCAGATCCGGGCGGACGAGCGCATCATCGAGGTGAAACAGCTCACCCTCGGCGACGGCGAGGACGAGGGCGACACCGGGACCGCGGACGACTAG
- a CDS encoding branched-chain amino acid ABC transporter permease, with amino-acid sequence MAIVDLLLVVGIIAGIYSLLAIGMNMHWGDTGLLNFAHAAFFAIGAYTSAILTTPPATGQLATRVVGFDFPILVGLIAGTILAGLVGTLIAVTSVRLEGDYLAMVTLSSAELIRLMIHNEAWLTTGAQTLKNIPRPLDGAVPVSYDLFYFVLVWAIVGACYLLFVRLSESPFGRVLHAIRENDDVPLALGKNTAVFKLKSFGIGAAVAGLAGGLWAHYVYAITSIMFLPSVTFLIWAAVIIGGAGSYAGAIVGATVIVFLRQITRFIPGSVPFGDELAYIRLMVVGVVLILVLYFRPEGLLGNSERLQAGTSEGT; translated from the coding sequence ATGGCAATCGTAGACCTCCTGTTGGTCGTCGGAATCATCGCCGGCATCTACTCGCTGCTGGCGATCGGAATGAACATGCACTGGGGAGATACCGGACTGTTGAATTTCGCGCACGCGGCCTTCTTCGCCATCGGCGCGTACACGTCGGCGATCCTCACGACCCCACCGGCGACGGGTCAGCTGGCCACGCGCGTCGTCGGGTTCGACTTTCCCATCCTCGTGGGGCTGATCGCCGGGACGATCCTGGCGGGGCTCGTCGGTACGCTGATCGCCGTGACCAGCGTCCGTCTGGAGGGCGACTATCTGGCGATGGTGACGCTGAGTTCCGCCGAACTGATCCGGTTGATGATCCACAACGAGGCGTGGTTGACCACCGGTGCACAGACGCTGAAGAACATCCCGCGCCCGCTCGACGGGGCCGTTCCGGTCAGTTACGACCTCTTCTATTTCGTCCTCGTGTGGGCGATCGTGGGTGCGTGTTACCTCCTGTTCGTGCGGCTGTCGGAGAGCCCGTTCGGTCGCGTCCTCCACGCGATCCGCGAGAACGACGACGTCCCGCTCGCGCTGGGCAAGAACACGGCCGTGTTCAAGCTGAAGTCGTTCGGCATCGGCGCCGCAGTCGCCGGCCTCGCCGGCGGGTTGTGGGCCCACTACGTCTACGCCATCACGTCGATCATGTTCCTCCCCAGCGTCACCTTCCTGATCTGGGCGGCGGTCATCATCGGCGGCGCCGGGAGCTACGCCGGCGCCATCGTGGGCGCCACGGTCATCGTGTTCCTTCGGCAGATCACGCGGTTCATCCCGGGGAGCGTCCCCTTCGGCGACGAACTCGCGTACATCCGCCTGATGGTGGTGGGCGTGGTGTTGATCCTCGTCCTCTACTTCCGACCCGAAGGACTGCTTGGCAACAGCGAACGACTGCAGGCAGGCACCTCGGAGGGAACGTAG
- the thrC gene encoding threonine synthase, translating to MSLDLTADAPAAPAAATDGVWLACIECGETFAPFSSIRYTCDDCSGLLEVRYADPPTFADFEGDGVWRYAAALPFEAGVSLPEGATPLHRVPRLEADVGVERLRIKHEGMNPTGSFKDRGMTVGVRVAKELGVGRLACASTGNTSAALAAYGARGGMETLVLLPAGKVAAGKVAQAALHDARILEVDGNFDDCLDIVQDLAGRGEAYLLNSLNPFRLEGQKTIGLEILEEFHADHGTYPDRIVLPVGNAGNTAALYKCFRELVGSGALDPADVPKLTGVQAEGAAPLVEAVEEGNDEVRRWPEVETIATAIRIGNPVNAPKALPGIRETGGTAVAVSDEAITDAQRSLAAEGVGVEPASAASVAGLRKLRERGVVGDDERVVCLTTGHLLKDPDAAFAAGNEPEPVPNDVGAVLDHLAE from the coding sequence ATGAGTCTCGACCTGACCGCGGACGCCCCGGCGGCACCGGCGGCCGCCACCGACGGCGTCTGGCTCGCCTGCATCGAGTGCGGCGAGACGTTCGCCCCCTTCTCGTCGATCCGGTACACCTGCGACGACTGTTCGGGTCTGCTGGAGGTGCGCTACGCCGACCCGCCGACCTTCGCGGACTTCGAGGGCGACGGCGTCTGGCGCTACGCGGCCGCGCTCCCCTTCGAGGCCGGCGTCTCACTCCCCGAGGGCGCCACGCCGCTGCACCGCGTCCCCCGGCTGGAGGCAGACGTGGGCGTCGAGCGCCTCCGGATCAAACACGAGGGCATGAACCCGACGGGCAGCTTCAAGGACCGGGGCATGACCGTCGGCGTCCGCGTCGCGAAGGAACTCGGCGTCGGCCGACTGGCCTGTGCCTCGACGGGCAACACCAGCGCCGCGCTCGCGGCCTACGGCGCCCGGGGCGGGATGGAGACGCTCGTACTCCTGCCGGCGGGGAAGGTCGCCGCCGGCAAGGTCGCACAGGCCGCGCTCCACGACGCCCGCATCCTCGAGGTCGACGGCAACTTCGACGACTGCCTCGACATCGTGCAGGATCTGGCCGGCCGCGGCGAGGCGTACCTGCTCAACTCGCTCAACCCCTTCCGCCTGGAGGGCCAGAAGACCATCGGGCTGGAGATCCTCGAGGAGTTCCACGCGGACCACGGCACCTACCCCGACCGGATCGTCCTGCCGGTGGGCAACGCGGGCAACACCGCGGCGCTGTACAAGTGCTTCCGGGAACTCGTCGGGAGCGGCGCGCTGGACCCCGCCGACGTCCCGAAGCTCACGGGGGTCCAGGCCGAGGGCGCGGCGCCGCTGGTCGAGGCGGTCGAGGAGGGCAACGACGAGGTCCGTCGGTGGCCGGAGGTCGAGACCATCGCCACCGCCATCCGCATCGGCAACCCGGTGAACGCGCCGAAGGCGCTGCCGGGCATCCGAGAGACGGGCGGCACCGCCGTGGCCGTCTCCGACGAGGCCATCACCGACGCCCAGCGGTCGCTCGCGGCCGAGGGCGTCGGCGTCGAACCCGCCTCCGCGGCCTCCGTCGCGGGCCTCCGGAAACTCCGGGAGCGGGGCGTCGTCGGCGACGACGAGCGGGTGGTCTGTCTCACGACCGGCCACCTGCTGAAGGACCCCGACGCGGCCTTCGCCGCCGGCAACGAGCCCGAACCCGTCCCGAACGACGTCGGGGCGGTGCTGGACCACCTCGCGGAGTAG
- a CDS encoding ABC transporter ATP-binding protein, producing MTLLEASNLRKTFGGIVAVDEVSFEVERREIVGVIGPNGAGKSTMFKLLSGFHHPDEGSVEFDGEDVTELEPDERAQRGMVRTFQIAQELTGMQVMENMLLASQNHPGEKVLAAAANTGTVRDHESEARERAEELLKFLELWDLREEYAGNLSGGQRKLLELGRALMAEPDLLLLDEPMAGVNPDLTDRLLERIMELRDERDMTFLVVEHDIEAIMRISDTVIGMHDGKVLSKGTPEEVQSDERMLEAYLGGDV from the coding sequence ATGACCCTGCTCGAAGCCAGCAACCTCCGGAAGACGTTCGGCGGCATCGTCGCCGTCGACGAGGTCTCCTTCGAGGTCGAACGCCGGGAGATCGTCGGCGTCATCGGCCCGAACGGCGCCGGCAAGTCCACGATGTTCAAGCTGCTGTCCGGATTCCACCACCCGGACGAGGGCTCCGTCGAGTTCGACGGCGAGGACGTGACGGAACTCGAACCCGACGAACGCGCCCAGCGCGGCATGGTCCGGACCTTCCAGATCGCTCAGGAACTCACCGGGATGCAGGTGATGGAGAACATGCTCCTGGCATCGCAGAACCACCCCGGCGAGAAGGTCCTCGCGGCGGCGGCGAACACCGGGACCGTCCGCGACCACGAATCGGAGGCCCGCGAGCGCGCCGAGGAGCTACTGAAGTTCCTCGAACTCTGGGACCTTCGCGAGGAGTACGCCGGCAACCTCTCGGGCGGGCAACGAAAGCTGCTGGAGTTGGGTCGGGCGCTGATGGCGGAGCCGGATCTCTTGTTACTGGACGAACCGATGGCCGGCGTCAATCCCGACCTGACCGATCGGCTCCTCGAGCGCATCATGGAACTGCGCGACGAGCGGGACATGACGTTCCTCGTCGTGGAACACGACATCGAGGCGATCATGCGAATCTCCGACACCGTCATCGGGATGCACGACGGCAAGGTACTGTCGAAGGGAACGCCGGAGGAAGTGCAGTCCGACGAACGCATGCTCGAGGCCTACCTCGGAGGTGACGTCTGA
- a CDS encoding ABC transporter ATP-binding protein, with the protein MLLELEDVVSGYGDAIIVHGVDMEMTDGEMVTIIGPNGAGKSTLLKTIVGVVEAREGTIRFDGTDIAGLPPEKVVEHGICYVRQDDNIFPNLSVMENLKMGAWPAEGEDWFDFDERLEEVYAQFPVLEERADQRAGALSGGQQQMVAMGTAMILDPDLLVLDEPSAGLAPQLVEEVFQKIVEINEAGTPVLMVEQNARAALKRSDRGIVLDMGENRFEGSGEELLDSDEVAELYLGTD; encoded by the coding sequence ATGTTGCTCGAACTGGAGGACGTCGTCAGCGGCTACGGTGACGCGATCATCGTCCACGGCGTCGACATGGAGATGACCGACGGCGAGATGGTCACGATCATCGGCCCGAACGGTGCCGGCAAGTCGACGCTCCTGAAGACGATCGTCGGCGTCGTCGAGGCCCGGGAGGGGACGATCCGGTTCGACGGTACCGACATCGCGGGGCTCCCCCCGGAGAAGGTCGTCGAACACGGCATCTGTTATGTCCGACAGGACGACAACATCTTCCCGAACCTCTCGGTCATGGAGAACCTGAAGATGGGGGCGTGGCCGGCCGAGGGTGAAGACTGGTTCGACTTCGACGAACGCCTCGAGGAGGTGTACGCCCAGTTTCCCGTCCTCGAAGAGCGCGCCGATCAGCGGGCGGGCGCCCTGAGCGGCGGGCAACAGCAGATGGTCGCGATGGGAACCGCGATGATCCTCGATCCGGACCTGCTCGTCCTCGACGAACCGTCGGCGGGGCTGGCGCCACAGCTCGTCGAGGAGGTGTTCCAGAAGATCGTCGAGATCAACGAGGCCGGAACGCCCGTGCTGATGGTCGAGCAGAACGCCCGGGCGGCGCTGAAGCGGTCCGACCGCGGCATCGTCCTCGACATGGGCGAGAACCGGTTCGAGGGAAGCGGCGAGGAACTGCTCGACAGCGACGAGGTGGCCGAACTCTACCTCGGCACCGACTGA
- a CDS encoding branched-chain amino acid ABC transporter permease: protein MVLDLQLVWNGLVVGSIIAVSALGLTLIFGILNFINIAYGDYMAAGAYVAWAVNAQVGLPLGVAIVVGILTMSVGAVVLDKIVFQHFRSRSPITLLIVSIGVAFFLRNLIRAVWGPSGHFYELPLTANPSVLGIRYSIEQVAIMVTSLVLLVGVYGLLRRTRIGIAMRAASDDRMLSRIRGVDTERLVLYVWLIGGAIAGLGGIMLGLDAQIRPNMGFTALIPIFAAVILGGIGDPKGAVAGGYTIGVLQEVSVSVIPSEYKFGVGLLALIVGLITRPDGLFGEATR from the coding sequence ATGGTACTCGATCTACAGCTCGTCTGGAACGGACTGGTCGTCGGGAGCATCATCGCCGTCTCGGCGCTCGGACTGACGCTCATCTTCGGCATCCTCAACTTCATCAACATCGCGTACGGCGACTACATGGCCGCCGGGGCGTACGTCGCCTGGGCGGTCAACGCGCAGGTGGGACTCCCGCTCGGGGTCGCCATCGTCGTCGGCATCCTGACGATGTCGGTCGGCGCGGTGGTGCTCGACAAGATCGTGTTCCAGCATTTCCGGTCCCGGAGTCCGATCACGCTGCTCATCGTCTCCATCGGCGTGGCGTTCTTCCTCCGGAACCTGATTCGCGCGGTCTGGGGACCCAGCGGACACTTCTACGAACTGCCGCTGACCGCCAATCCGTCGGTCCTGGGCATCAGGTACAGCATCGAGCAGGTGGCGATCATGGTGACCAGCCTGGTGCTGTTGGTCGGCGTGTACGGCCTGCTCCGACGGACGCGGATCGGGATCGCGATGCGCGCGGCGTCGGACGACCGGATGCTCAGCCGGATTCGCGGCGTCGACACCGAACGGCTCGTCCTCTACGTCTGGCTGATCGGCGGCGCCATCGCCGGACTGGGGGGCATCATGCTCGGACTCGACGCCCAGATCCGGCCGAACATGGGCTTTACCGCCCTCATCCCCATCTTCGCCGCGGTGATCCTCGGCGGCATCGGTGACCCCAAGGGTGCCGTCGCCGGCGGCTACACCATCGGCGTCCTCCAGGAAGTGAGCGTGAGCGTCATTCCCTCGGAGTACAAGTTCGGCGTCGGACTGCTGGCGCTGATCGTCGGCCTGATCACGCGTCCGGACGGACTGTTCGGGGAGGCAACGCGATGA
- a CDS encoding helix-turn-helix domain-containing protein: MSDAPDIEELVGVEEPEFQHVLSCVFGIQDHESRTYLVLLDNPGSTVAELAAELDRDRSNVNRSLTTLLDKRLVERERRLLDPGGYVYQYTATPLPEAKELMHRTLDEWADRVHDAIDDFGTERE, from the coding sequence ATGTCCGACGCCCCCGACATCGAGGAGCTGGTCGGCGTCGAGGAGCCGGAGTTCCAGCACGTCCTCTCCTGTGTCTTCGGCATTCAGGACCACGAGAGCCGGACGTATCTCGTCTTGCTCGACAACCCCGGGAGCACGGTGGCCGAACTCGCGGCGGAACTCGACCGCGACCGGAGCAACGTCAACCGGTCGCTGACGACGCTGCTCGACAAACGGCTCGTGGAGCGGGAGCGCCGGCTGCTCGACCCCGGGGGGTACGTCTACCAGTACACCGCGACGCCGCTCCCGGAGGCCAAGGAGCTGATGCACCGCACCCTCGACGAGTGGGCCGATCGGGTCCACGACGCCATCGACGACTTCGGGACCGAGCGGGAGTGA